The Azospirillum baldaniorum genome segment GGACCAAGAACGCGGATGGCGCGGCTCAGCATATGAACCACGGTGCCGCGCTTGTGGCGGAAACGCAGGATGAACTGGCATTCGCCCATCGCGCCGTTGATAAGGTCGCGGGCCATCCGGGCCGACAACTCGCGATCCTCGGGCAGGATCAGCTCGGCCCAGCGGGCGGCGGTGTTGACCATCTCATCCTCGCCGTAGCCGAGCATTCCCCACCAGTAGGGCGACAGCCACAACTCCCCCGTGCGCACGTCCCATTGCCAGATCCCCTCGCGCGCCGCCCGGATCGCCAGTTCGAACAGCTCCCGGCTGGCGATGATCTCGCGCTCGGCGTTCCGCCGCTCGGTCACGTCGGTGTAGGTGACGACGAATCCGCCGTCGGGCAGAGGCCGGATCAGGCATTCCAGCACGTGACCGTCGGAACGGGTGCACTCCCAGGACCGCTCGTCCGGGGCGGGGCGGGCGGGAAGCGGCACCTCGAGGGCCGCGGACGGGCCGGTCCCGGACCCGGTCAGGGCGTCGGGGCACACGCTCTCCGGCCCAAAGGCCACCCCCTGCCCGACCCGCCGGGCAATGGCGGCGTAGGGCGTGTGATAGCTCAGGAATTCCGGCTCCACCCCCAGCAACTCCGTGACACGCCCGTTCCAGGCGACCAGCCGAAGCCCCCGGTCGAAGGCCATCACCCCCTGGCCCAGCCCGTTCAGGACCGCCCGGCTCTGGTCCCACTGGGCTTCGAGCGCCTGTTCGGTGCGCTTGCGGGCGGAGATGTCGCTGATGCAGGCGAGCATGGCGTCCTCGCCCCGGAACCGGAACCGCCGGGCGGAGACCATCGCCCAGAGATCGCTGCCGTCGGGCCGGCACAGCCGGGTCTCGAACCCATCCACGCCGCCCGCCCCGTCGCGCAGGGCGGCGAGGAGCCGTTCCCGCTCCGCCGGTTCGGTGTAGTAGGCCTTGGCGAAGCTGCGCCCGACCACGTCGTCGGGCGGCACCCCGAACAGCCGGCCGGCGGGCTGGTTGACCGCCATCACCAAGCCGTCGGACAGCCGGGTCACCACCAGGGGAACGGCAATGGCCTGCATGATCGCCCGCTCCGCCTCGCCGGCCCGGTCGCCCAGAAGGTCCTCCAGGCCGAAGAAGCCGGTGTCCTCCTGCAGGGCGCCGCCATCACCGGCAAGGGTCAGCACCAAGTCGCCGCCCTCGCCCTCCGCCGGAATCAGGAGTCTGCGTCCTTCACCCGGCGGAACCGCAAGCGCCACCGTCTCCCCGGCGCGCAACCGCTCCGCCGCCGCGGCAGCGTCCTCACGCAACGGAAGCGACGCCAGAAGGGCGTCGAGGCGATCCCCCGGACGACCGCCCAGCGACGCCCGGAACACGGCGTTGGCCCAGATCAGGCGCCCGTCGGCATCGAAGCGGGCAAGGCCGGCAGCGGCCATCCGCGAACACTCCCCTTCATTCCCCAGAATGACGCCCGCCGGATGAGACCGGTCGGGCGTTCCGAGTCCATCCGCTGCGAATTCATACAAAATGAATCTACACCAGTTTATCGCGGCTGCACCATGGCGCCTCCCGCATTCCTGTATGCGCACCCATGTTCTAGCCTCCGCCACCCCCGGCCCGGAAGGACCGACCGCCGCATGTCCGAGTTTGCCGCCTACGGCGGGCTGTTCCTCACCGCGTTCCTGGCCGCGACGATCTTTCCGGCCCAATCGGAAATCCTGCTGGTCGGCATGCACGCCACAGGCAACTACGACCATCTGGCGCTTCTGCTGTTCGCCACGGCGGGCAACGTGCTGGGGTCGGTGGTCAACTGGGCGCTCGGGCGCTACCTGATGCATTTCCAGGATCGCCGCTGGTTCCCGGTCCCCGCGTCCATGGTGGCGCGGGCCACCCGCTGGTACCAGCGCTTCGGGGTGTGGTCGCTGCTGCTGGCCTGGATGCCGGTCATCGGCGATCCGCTGACGCTGGTGGCCGGCATCCTGCGGGTGGACATCCGGATTTTCCTGCTGCTGGTCACCGCGGGCAAGGCGGCCCGCTACGCGGTGCTGGTCCTGGCCGTGTGAGCGTCCTACATTCACCCCATGGATGACCAGACCGCCCTTGCGGAGGACGCACCCGTCTGCGCTTCCCCCCTGCGGCGCCGGCTGTGGCTGGCGCTGGGATACGCCGCGGTCGGGCTGGGCATCGCGGGCACCGTGCTGCCGCTCCTGCCGACCACCCCGTTCCTTCTGCTGGCCGCCGGGGCCTTCGCCAAGAGCAGCCCCGCCCTGCGCGACCGGCTGTACCGCGACCCGCGCTTCGGCCCGCTGCTGCGCGACTGGCAGTCCGAAGGAGCGATCCCCCGCAAGGCGAAGGCGGCGGCGCTGATCGGCATGAGCGTGAGCTGGGCGATCGTAGCGCTGACCGCCAGCCGCCCGCTGGTTCCCGTCCTGGCCGGCACCTGCATGGCGGCGGTGGCCGTCTACATCGTCACCCGTCCGTCACCATCCCGGCCCGCACCACAAGATGCGGTGTCCGAAGGCACAGCGGCGGCGGACGGAAACGTTTCCGCATTGCGAAACGAAGCTTGAGCCAATCGGCCGATGGACGTATTACAGCCGGTAATCCCGGCCGGTCACCAGCGCCGCTGAAAAATCCTTATAATCCATAGGGATTTTTCAAATCCGTTCTCGTCTTGATCCCGATCAAGAAGCGCTCGGGTCCTGTCCGCTATTGTCCGGTCTTGCGTCCCTATCCGGAGCCAAGGCAGACGATATGCCAGACGGAAGCGCTGTCACGCCGGCGAAAATCCAGTTTTTCGAGAGCCAGAAGAAGATCCACCCGAAGGCCGTCTCCGGACGCTACCGGCGCTGGAAGACCATCCTGACCTGGGTGCTTCTGGCGGTCTTCTTCATCGCCCCCTGGATTCGCTGGGAACGCGGCCCCGACGCGCCGGCCCAGGCGGTGCTGTTCGACCTGACGACGCCGCGCTTCTTCATCTTCTGGATCGAGATCTGGCCGCAGGAAATCTACTACCTCACCGGCGTCCTGATCGTGGCGGCGCTGGGGCTGTTCCTGGCGACGGCGCTGGCCGGGCGCGTGTGGTGCGGCTTCACCTGCCCGCAGACGGTGTGGACCGACCTGTTCGTCTGGATCGAGCGCGCCTTCGAAGGCGACCGGGCGGAGCGCATCCGCCTGGACAAGGCCCCGTGGAGCGCGAAGAAGGTCCTGCGCAAGACCGGCAAGCACGCCGGCTGGCTGGCGCTGTCCGTCATCACCGGCTTCGGCTTCGTCGCCTTCTTCACCGACGCGCCGCGCTTGGCCGTCGATCTGCTGACCTTCAACGCGACCTATGAGGCGGCGGGCTTCTTCGCCCTGTTCGCGGGCATGACCTACGTCATGGCCGGCTGGACGCGCGAGCAGATGTGCTACTACATGTGCCCGTGGCCGCGCATCCAGACCGCCATGCTGGACGAGCACAGCCTCGTCGTCACCTACGACACGCTGCGCGGCGACACCCGCGGCCCGAAGCGCAAGTCGCAGAGCTGGGACGAGCGCCGGACCAAGGGCTTCGGCGATTGCATCGATTGCGGCCAGTGCGTGCAGGTCTGCCCGGTCGGCGTCGACATCCGCACCGGCGAGCAGGCGGATTGCATCAATTGCGGCCTGTGCGCGGACGCCTGCGACAACATCATGGTGTCGCAGGAGCTGCCGAAGGGCCTGATCCGCTTCGACAGCCTGGCCGCCCAGGACACCCGCGCCCAGGGCAAGACCTACCAGTGGCGGCTGATCCGCCCGCGCACCATCGTCTACGGCCTGCTGATGCTGGTGATCACCGGCGCCATGGCCTGGAGCTACGCGCTGCGCCCGCGGCTGGACATCGCCGTGCAGCGCGACCGCGCCCCGCTCTTCGTCACGCTGCAGGACGGCACCATCCGCAACGCCTACACCTTCAAGGTCTCCAACAAGACCCGCCAGGACCGTTCCTACACGCTGGCCGCCGCCGGCATCGCCGGTGCCGAGGTGAAGGTGGTGGGAGAGCGCGACGAGGACAGCGGCAGCGCGGTCAGCCACATCTCCGCCTCGCCGGACAGCGTGGCCACCTACCGCGTCTACGTCACGGTGCCGCGCGACTCCGTGCCGGACGCCTCCACCCCGGTCACCTTCCAGCTGACCGACACCAACAACGGCGACCGCGACAGCTACAAGAGCGTGTTCCTGGCGCCGGGCAGCAAGTAAGCCTGCCGGACATTCCATAAGGACCGCCGCCCATGACCTCCGCAAAGCCCGCCCGCATCGGCATCGTCACCGTGTCCGACCGGGCCAGCCAGGGCATCTACGAGGACAAGGGCGGCCCGGCCATCCGGGAGGAGCTGACGCGCATCGTCGCCTCCCCCTGGGAGCCGGTGGCCCGCGTCATCCCCGACGACCGCGAGGGCATCGCCGCCACCCTGATCGAGCTGGCCGACCGGGAGCGTTGCGACCTGATCGTCACCACCGGCGGCACCGGCCCCGCCCCGCGCGACGTGACGCCGGAGGCGACGGAGCAGGTCTGCGAAAAGATGATGCCCGGCTTCGGCGAGCTGATGCGGTCGGTCAGCCTGACCGTGGTGCCGACCGCCATCCTGTCGCGCCAGACCGCGGGAATCCGCGGCAGCAGCCTGATCGTGAACCTTCCGGGCAAGCCTTCCGCCATTCACGATTGCCTGATGGCGGTCTTTCCGGCAATTCCGTACTGCCTCGATCTGATCGGCGCGGCGCGCATCGACACTGACCCATTGGTCTGCAAGGCATTCCGCCCGAAGTCCTGAGCTTTTGCCTATACCCTTTTTGCGCGTGCGGAGAGGAATACCATACGCATGGCCATGTTGCCTTGCGGGAACCCGTGCTCACCTTTTTCGTTCGAGGGGAGCGGGGTCCCCGATCAAGGTGAGCCAGCCATGCTGTTCGATTTCGAGCCTTCGGGCATCAACGACACCTATCTGCGCCTGACCCGGCGCGGTGTTTCCTGCATCGTCGCTCCGGCCGGGGCGTGGAACGGGTTGCTTCGGGTCAACTACATCGTCGCCGGGTCGCCCGGCGGCGCCGATCCGCACATGATCTACCGCTCCCTGGACATCGGGTGGGACGACGGGCGCTTCTGCTGGAAGGGCCGCGCCGCCCCGGTCATGACCACCTCCGCCATGGTGGACATCCTTCAGGAACGCGGGCTCGTCACCAGTGGCGA includes the following:
- a CDS encoding PAS domain S-box protein; the protein is MAAAGLARFDADGRLIWANAVFRASLGGRPGDRLDALLASLPLREDAAAAAERLRAGETVALAVPPGEGRRLLIPAEGEGGDLVLTLAGDGGALQEDTGFFGLEDLLGDRAGEAERAIMQAIAVPLVVTRLSDGLVMAVNQPAGRLFGVPPDDVVGRSFAKAYYTEPAERERLLAALRDGAGGVDGFETRLCRPDGSDLWAMVSARRFRFRGEDAMLACISDISARKRTEQALEAQWDQSRAVLNGLGQGVMAFDRGLRLVAWNGRVTELLGVEPEFLSYHTPYAAIARRVGQGVAFGPESVCPDALTGSGTGPSAALEVPLPARPAPDERSWECTRSDGHVLECLIRPLPDGGFVVTYTDVTERRNAEREIIASRELFELAIRAAREGIWQWDVRTGELWLSPYWWGMLGYGEDEMVNTAARWAELILPEDRELSARMARDLINGAMGECQFILRFRHKRGTVVHMLSRAIRVLGPDGELFRIVGSHTDVSDRVHAEERAHAAREEAERALHDLKEAQAHLIQSEKMAALGSLVAGWRMRSTPPSASP
- a CDS encoding YqaA family protein: MSEFAAYGGLFLTAFLAATIFPAQSEILLVGMHATGNYDHLALLLFATAGNVLGSVVNWALGRYLMHFQDRRWFPVPASMVARATRWYQRFGVWSLLLAWMPVIGDPLTLVAGILRVDIRIFLLLVTAGKAARYAVLVLAV
- a CDS encoding YbaN family protein, which codes for MDDQTALAEDAPVCASPLRRRLWLALGYAAVGLGIAGTVLPLLPTTPFLLLAAGAFAKSSPALRDRLYRDPRFGPLLRDWQSEGAIPRKAKAAALIGMSVSWAIVALTASRPLVPVLAGTCMAAVAVYIVTRPSPSRPAPQDAVSEGTAAADGNVSALRNEA
- the ccoG gene encoding cytochrome c oxidase accessory protein CcoG gives rise to the protein MPDGSAVTPAKIQFFESQKKIHPKAVSGRYRRWKTILTWVLLAVFFIAPWIRWERGPDAPAQAVLFDLTTPRFFIFWIEIWPQEIYYLTGVLIVAALGLFLATALAGRVWCGFTCPQTVWTDLFVWIERAFEGDRAERIRLDKAPWSAKKVLRKTGKHAGWLALSVITGFGFVAFFTDAPRLAVDLLTFNATYEAAGFFALFAGMTYVMAGWTREQMCYYMCPWPRIQTAMLDEHSLVVTYDTLRGDTRGPKRKSQSWDERRTKGFGDCIDCGQCVQVCPVGVDIRTGEQADCINCGLCADACDNIMVSQELPKGLIRFDSLAAQDTRAQGKTYQWRLIRPRTIVYGLLMLVITGAMAWSYALRPRLDIAVQRDRAPLFVTLQDGTIRNAYTFKVSNKTRQDRSYTLAAAGIAGAEVKVVGERDEDSGSAVSHISASPDSVATYRVYVTVPRDSVPDASTPVTFQLTDTNNGDRDSYKSVFLAPGSK
- the mog gene encoding molybdopterin adenylyltransferase; this encodes MTSAKPARIGIVTVSDRASQGIYEDKGGPAIREELTRIVASPWEPVARVIPDDREGIAATLIELADRERCDLIVTTGGTGPAPRDVTPEATEQVCEKMMPGFGELMRSVSLTVVPTAILSRQTAGIRGSSLIVNLPGKPSAIHDCLMAVFPAIPYCLDLIGAARIDTDPLVCKAFRPKS